A stretch of the Bradyrhizobium arachidis genome encodes the following:
- a CDS encoding VWA domain-containing protein has translation MRENLHRFFRAARGVGVHVSPAESIDAMRAVSQVGFSDRDILRDTLLLTLAKTQDEKLALGDCFDLFFSQPEPQREKPANDDNAPQDDNQDSQSSSSEASGDASGGEPNEALGPLAQMLLSQDRNALAAALANASSAASLSDIRYSTQRGIFSTRILDAMGLQRLRDDLDNLTATNPSLAERLRAALDGLREAVRDTVSQGLALYAREEAENLRNEILRSAPLARIEPRQVEQMRHLIRQIARRLRERYSKPRKRQRRGHLDVRRTLRRNAAWGGIPFLTAWKRKHRDRPKIVAICDVSGSVARVSDFFLLLIHSLHEVVDDVRSFAFSSHLIEVSDILESKTPDAAMAEIMSKVGFGSSDYGSSLEDFEHEFMSTLTPQTTVIVLGDARSNNLDPRADILKRISERSKRLVWLNPEGRLAWGFGDSEMPRYATFCSVVRQCATAQQLERAVSDIVATYQ, from the coding sequence ATGCGAGAGAACCTGCATCGCTTCTTTCGGGCTGCACGCGGCGTCGGCGTTCACGTCTCGCCGGCCGAGAGCATCGATGCGATGCGCGCGGTCTCGCAGGTCGGCTTTTCCGACCGCGACATTCTGCGCGACACGTTGCTGCTGACGCTGGCCAAGACGCAGGACGAGAAACTCGCGCTCGGCGACTGTTTTGACCTGTTCTTCAGCCAGCCCGAGCCTCAGCGGGAGAAACCCGCCAACGACGACAACGCCCCGCAAGACGACAATCAGGACAGTCAGTCATCCTCGTCCGAGGCCTCAGGCGACGCGAGCGGCGGAGAGCCCAACGAAGCTCTGGGACCGCTCGCGCAGATGCTCTTGTCGCAGGACCGCAACGCTCTTGCGGCCGCGCTCGCGAATGCCTCGTCGGCGGCATCACTATCTGATATCCGCTACTCCACCCAGCGCGGGATTTTTTCGACCCGCATCCTTGATGCGATGGGCCTGCAGCGCCTGCGCGACGACCTCGACAACCTCACTGCGACCAACCCGTCGCTTGCCGAACGGCTCCGCGCTGCGCTCGACGGCCTGCGTGAAGCCGTGCGCGACACGGTTTCGCAGGGATTGGCGCTCTACGCGCGTGAGGAGGCCGAGAACCTGCGCAACGAGATTTTGCGCAGCGCGCCGCTCGCTCGCATCGAGCCGCGACAGGTGGAGCAGATGCGCCACCTCATCCGCCAGATCGCGCGACGCCTGCGCGAGCGCTACTCCAAACCGCGCAAGCGCCAGCGCCGTGGCCATCTCGACGTGCGCCGGACGCTCCGCCGCAACGCCGCCTGGGGCGGCATCCCCTTCCTCACGGCCTGGAAGCGCAAGCATCGCGACCGGCCGAAGATCGTGGCGATCTGCGACGTCTCTGGCTCGGTCGCAAGGGTCTCGGACTTCTTCCTGCTCCTGATCCACTCCCTGCACGAGGTGGTCGACGACGTCCGCTCCTTCGCCTTCTCCTCGCATCTGATCGAGGTCAGCGACATCCTGGAATCGAAGACGCCTGACGCCGCGATGGCCGAGATCATGTCCAAGGTCGGCTTCGGCTCATCCGATTACGGCTCCTCGCTCGAAGACTTCGAGCATGAGTTCATGAGCACGCTGACGCCGCAGACAACGGTGATCGTGCTGGGCGATGCCCGCAGCAACAACCTCGATCCGCGCGCCGACATCCTCAAGCGGATCTCCGAGCGATCAAAGCGCCTGGTCTGGCTCAATCCCGAAGGGCGGCTTGCCTGGGGCTTTGGCGATTCCGAGATGCCGCGCTACGCGACGTTCTGCAGCGTGGTGCGCCAATGCGCGACGGCCCAGCAGCTCGAGCGGGCCGTGTCGGATATCGTCGCGACGTATCAGTAA
- a CDS encoding MoxR family ATPase: MADQKASTTIEAVESGLAAQGYIASRQIATAVYLSQQIEKPILVEGPAGVGKTELAKAIAAWRGMKMIRLQCYEGLDEAKALYEWKYAKQLLYTQILKDKLGEVLGGAQTLHAALDQLHTFGDVFFSKEFVEPRPLLQALEQPGGCVLLIDEIDKSDAEFESLLLEILSDFQVTIPELGTVSAIAPPTVILTSNSERDLGDALKRRCLHLHIGFPEQRLEERIVESRVPGISQTLRRQMVGFIHEIRTLDLKKLPSVSETIDWARVLVLLQAGELDTEIVKDTLNVLLKYEADIEAALPQVTTFIAKAARHNVFG, translated from the coding sequence GTGGCTGATCAGAAGGCCTCGACCACGATCGAGGCAGTGGAGAGCGGCCTCGCCGCGCAAGGCTATATCGCGAGCCGGCAGATCGCGACCGCCGTCTATTTGTCACAGCAGATCGAGAAGCCGATCCTGGTCGAGGGCCCCGCGGGCGTCGGCAAGACCGAACTTGCGAAGGCGATCGCCGCCTGGCGCGGCATGAAGATGATCCGTCTGCAATGCTACGAGGGATTGGACGAAGCCAAGGCGCTCTACGAGTGGAAATACGCCAAGCAGTTGCTCTACACCCAGATCCTCAAGGACAAGCTCGGCGAGGTGCTCGGCGGCGCGCAGACGCTGCACGCGGCGCTCGACCAGCTCCACACCTTTGGCGACGTGTTCTTCTCCAAGGAATTCGTTGAGCCGCGCCCACTCCTGCAGGCGCTGGAGCAGCCGGGCGGCTGCGTGTTGCTGATCGACGAGATCGACAAGTCCGATGCCGAGTTTGAATCGCTGCTCCTGGAAATCCTGTCCGACTTCCAGGTCACGATCCCCGAGCTCGGCACCGTTTCGGCGATTGCACCTCCGACCGTGATCCTGACCTCCAACAGCGAGCGCGATCTGGGCGACGCGTTGAAGCGGCGCTGCCTGCATCTGCATATCGGCTTTCCCGAGCAGAGGCTCGAGGAGCGCATCGTCGAGAGCCGCGTCCCCGGCATCTCGCAGACGCTGCGCCGGCAGATGGTCGGCTTCATCCATGAGATCCGCACACTTGATCTGAAAAAGCTGCCGTCGGTCAGCGAGACCATCGATTGGGCGCGTGTGCTGGTGCTGTTGCAGGCCGGCGAGCTCGACACCGAGATCGTCAAGGATACTCTCAACGTGCTCCTGAAATACGAAGCCGACATCGAGGCGGCGCTACCCCAGGTCACCACCTTCATTGCGAAAGCGGCGCGTCACAACGTCTTTGGTTGA
- a CDS encoding quinone oxidoreductase, with protein MTHAIRFHKTGGPEVLVWEQVEVGKPGPGEARIRHTAVGLNFVDIYNRSGLYPAQLPSGLGSEAAGVVEEVGPGVTDLKPGDRVAYGASPLGAYSEARLIPADRLLKVPEGVDDKTAAAMMLKGLTTQYLIRQTYRVKAGDTILLHAAAGGVGLILGQWAKHLGATVIGTVSNDEKAKLAKAHGCDHVIIYTREDFVKRVDEITGGKKVPVVYDSVGKDTFLKSLDCLAPLGVAALFGQSSGAVEPLNLGLLAQKGSLYVTRPTLFTYAAKRENLVAMANELFDVVKSGAVKIEVRQTYALKDAAKAHADLAARKTTGSTVLLV; from the coding sequence ATGACGCATGCCATCCGTTTTCACAAGACCGGTGGTCCGGAAGTTCTGGTCTGGGAGCAGGTCGAGGTCGGTAAGCCCGGTCCCGGCGAAGCGCGCATCCGTCATACCGCCGTCGGTCTCAACTTCGTCGACATCTACAACCGTTCGGGGCTTTACCCGGCGCAACTGCCCAGCGGGCTCGGCAGCGAGGCGGCCGGCGTGGTCGAGGAGGTCGGGCCCGGCGTTACCGATCTCAAGCCGGGTGATCGCGTCGCCTATGGTGCATCACCGCTCGGCGCCTATTCCGAGGCGCGGCTCATTCCCGCCGATCGTCTGCTGAAAGTGCCGGAGGGTGTCGATGACAAGACCGCGGCGGCGATGATGCTGAAGGGGCTCACGACGCAGTATCTGATCCGGCAGACCTATCGGGTGAAGGCCGGCGACACCATCCTGCTCCATGCCGCGGCCGGCGGCGTCGGCCTGATCCTCGGCCAGTGGGCAAAACATCTCGGCGCGACCGTGATCGGCACCGTCAGCAACGACGAAAAGGCCAAGCTCGCCAAGGCGCATGGCTGCGACCATGTCATCATCTATACGCGCGAGGATTTCGTGAAGCGTGTCGACGAGATCACCGGCGGCAAGAAGGTACCTGTGGTCTACGATTCCGTCGGCAAGGATACGTTCCTGAAATCACTCGACTGCCTCGCGCCGCTCGGCGTCGCCGCGCTGTTCGGTCAGTCCTCCGGTGCGGTGGAGCCGCTCAATCTCGGCCTGCTCGCACAGAAGGGCTCGCTCTACGTCACACGGCCGACCCTGTTCACCTACGCCGCCAAGCGCGAGAACCTGGTCGCGATGGCCAATGAATTGTTCGACGTCGTGAAATCAGGCGCGGTCAAGATCGAGGTGCGCCAGACCTATGCGCTGAAGGACGCCGCGAAAGCGCATGCCGATCTCGCCGCACGCAAGACCACGGGATCGACGGTGCTGTTGGTGTGA
- a CDS encoding S24 family peptidase, translating into MLDVTMIERGLKRSGKSKGGLAAAMGVRPGAVSEILGGERLVKASEIVPIMEYLELNLAPIMGRVGAGAVIEPDYEQVPPEGLGDITLPLTIMEETVAFEVTGDSMLPKYESGDVIVVYKEQRFPLSSFYGEEAVVRLKTGERYLKTIERGKSPSVVNLTSFNAKPIVGVKLEWVGEICLSMPKGQLERLRSKSARSRKGKGK; encoded by the coding sequence ATGCTTGACGTCACAATGATCGAACGGGGTCTGAAGAGGTCGGGTAAGAGCAAGGGCGGGCTTGCCGCGGCCATGGGCGTCCGTCCCGGCGCGGTCTCCGAAATCCTCGGCGGCGAACGCCTCGTGAAAGCGTCGGAAATTGTTCCGATCATGGAATACCTCGAGCTCAATCTCGCCCCGATCATGGGCCGGGTCGGCGCCGGCGCAGTGATCGAGCCGGATTACGAGCAGGTTCCTCCCGAGGGCCTCGGCGACATCACCCTTCCTCTCACCATCATGGAGGAAACCGTGGCCTTCGAAGTCACCGGCGATTCGATGCTGCCCAAATATGAGAGCGGCGACGTGATCGTCGTCTATAAGGAGCAGCGTTTTCCCCTGTCGAGCTTCTACGGCGAGGAAGCCGTGGTCCGGCTGAAGACCGGAGAGCGCTACCTTAAGACCATCGAGCGGGGCAAATCCCCCTCCGTCGTCAACCTGACCAGCTTCAACGCCAAGCCCATTGTCGGTGTGAAGCTCGAATGGGTCGGGGAGATTTGTCTCAGCATGCCGAAGGGCCAGCTCGAGCGGCTGCGTTCCAAGTCGGCCCGGTCGCGCAAGGGCAAGGGCAAGTAG
- a CDS encoding GcrA family cell cycle regulator, which yields MEPSNWAPEHSGALRDYVLKGLSFSDIAREINRTFGTAYTKSAVLGRARRMGLSVQPRVDSPSIVPSLATAAQEDCVPSRQSLPHALQQPPQTAFRPAEPVKLRCVGVRPRLISLLELESDDCRYPYGGDKEGEEITFCGHPRRRGSSYCAPHFRLTWGPGTVSERAAVVLRIVRVA from the coding sequence ATGGAACCCAGCAATTGGGCGCCGGAGCATTCCGGCGCGCTGCGCGACTATGTCCTCAAGGGACTTTCATTTTCGGACATCGCCAGGGAAATAAACAGAACGTTCGGAACGGCTTATACCAAGAGCGCGGTGCTCGGCCGCGCTCGCAGGATGGGGCTGTCGGTGCAGCCGCGCGTGGACAGTCCATCCATCGTTCCGTCGCTGGCGACAGCGGCGCAGGAGGATTGCGTGCCTTCGCGCCAATCCCTTCCGCACGCCTTGCAACAGCCGCCGCAAACGGCCTTTAGGCCGGCCGAACCGGTCAAACTCCGCTGCGTCGGCGTCCGCCCGCGCCTGATCTCGCTGCTCGAGCTCGAATCGGATGACTGCCGCTATCCCTATGGCGGCGACAAGGAGGGCGAGGAGATCACCTTTTGCGGCCATCCAAGGCGCCGGGGCTCGAGCTATTGCGCGCCGCACTTCCGTCTGACCTGGGGACCCGGCACGGTGTCGGAACGTGCCGCCGTGGTGCTCAGGATCGTGCGCGTCGCCTGA
- a CDS encoding DUF3592 domain-containing protein: MDSTQLLWTQIGAGVCTLLFGGMLFNLLRLRNRLAAAASWTRVEGVVIASQVSAPPSHASDDLNDATPVVRYRYSMCNQEFEGDKTRIGGEPMTTRTLATRLAARYPVGAAVEVHVDPNDPSNAVLDPSQVGNLAAQAMLTLTFGVIAAVLIAHTVAGRVLYVGQGVPLFAFLLPVVAFAASIAAFLSFVRMRRLARASRSWPTVPGRITSSSVIEELIEDRRDDDKTSINRKKIHRYQLDLRYAYRVGKRDYVGINPNWGWTGVYGLRELADKAAAHFPLGGAVTIYYDPDHPANAVLEPGGRQGSFAPLVFGAISAAVGAVLLVFFLRAGFS; encoded by the coding sequence ATGGATAGCACTCAATTGCTCTGGACGCAGATCGGCGCCGGCGTTTGCACGCTGCTGTTTGGCGGCATGCTGTTCAACCTGCTCCGCCTACGCAACCGTCTCGCCGCAGCGGCCAGTTGGACGCGCGTCGAGGGCGTCGTCATCGCCTCGCAGGTCAGTGCGCCCCCCTCGCACGCATCCGATGACCTCAACGACGCGACTCCGGTTGTCCGTTATCGCTATAGCATGTGCAACCAGGAGTTCGAGGGCGACAAGACCAGAATCGGCGGCGAGCCGATGACCACGCGCACGCTCGCAACACGGCTCGCGGCACGGTATCCCGTCGGGGCCGCGGTCGAGGTTCATGTCGATCCGAACGATCCGAGCAACGCGGTCCTCGACCCGTCGCAGGTCGGCAACCTTGCAGCGCAGGCCATGCTCACCCTGACGTTCGGCGTCATCGCAGCCGTGCTGATCGCTCATACCGTTGCCGGCCGCGTGCTCTATGTCGGTCAGGGTGTGCCTCTATTCGCGTTCCTTCTCCCGGTCGTGGCCTTCGCCGCTTCCATCGCCGCCTTTCTCTCGTTCGTGAGAATGCGGCGGCTTGCGCGCGCCAGCCGAAGCTGGCCGACCGTGCCGGGCAGGATCACGTCGTCGAGCGTGATCGAAGAGCTGATCGAAGATCGCCGCGACGACGACAAGACGTCGATCAACCGGAAGAAGATCCACCGGTATCAACTCGATCTTCGCTATGCCTATCGGGTCGGCAAGCGGGACTATGTCGGCATCAATCCGAACTGGGGATGGACCGGCGTCTACGGTCTCCGTGAACTCGCGGACAAGGCAGCCGCTCACTTTCCGCTGGGCGGGGCCGTGACGATCTATTACGACCCGGACCACCCGGCCAACGCCGTGCTCGAACCGGGCGGCCGTCAGGGCTCATTTGCGCCGCTGGTGTTTGGCGCGATCAGCGCCGCCGTGGGTGCCGTCCTACTCGTGTTTTTCCTGCGCGCCGGCTTCTCGTGA
- a CDS encoding DUF6894 family protein — MRTYYFDLKDGVPVRDRRGLDFASPGAAIAHSKDLAQRLRNERNIQDPRLIISVLDESGTEVHREPVYPDRP, encoded by the coding sequence ATGCGAACATACTACTTCGATTTGAAGGATGGAGTTCCGGTTCGCGATCGCCGAGGGCTGGATTTTGCTTCGCCGGGCGCTGCGATCGCACACAGCAAGGATCTGGCGCAGCGGCTTCGCAACGAGCGCAACATTCAGGACCCGCGGTTGATCATCAGCGTGCTGGACGAGTCCGGCACCGAGGTGCATCGCGAACCCGTGTACCCGGATCGGCCTTAA
- a CDS encoding phasin has translation MIEPKLEVPAELRDLAEKTIDQAEKAFGMFFEAATKSMSSVPGTGTDVSKQALAFTEQNMKSAFEHARKLVHATDLQEAMRIQSDFLRSQFTSAGEHMRQMTGSLMQGGKGKG, from the coding sequence ATGATCGAACCCAAGCTCGAAGTTCCGGCCGAATTGCGCGATCTGGCCGAAAAGACCATCGACCAGGCGGAAAAGGCCTTCGGCATGTTCTTCGAAGCTGCCACCAAGTCGATGTCATCGGTGCCCGGGACCGGAACGGACGTCTCGAAGCAAGCGCTGGCATTCACCGAGCAGAACATGAAGTCGGCATTCGAGCACGCGCGCAAGCTCGTCCATGCCACGGACCTTCAGGAAGCCATGCGCATCCAGTCCGATTTCCTGCGGAGCCAATTTACGAGTGCCGGCGAGCACATGCGCCAGATGACCGGCAGCCTGATGCAGGGCGGCAAGGGGAAGGGCTAA
- a CDS encoding cytochrome c — protein MHANLRRLPLLLTVAASTYGSAALAADPDHGGDLARRWCASCHAVTSEQKQASADVPTFVAIARKPDFNPEKLALFLLDPHPKMPNFPLSRNEAADIAAYIGALR, from the coding sequence ATGCATGCGAATTTGAGGCGGCTTCCGCTCTTGCTGACCGTGGCTGCCAGCACGTACGGATCAGCAGCGCTTGCCGCCGATCCCGATCATGGCGGTGATCTCGCCAGGCGCTGGTGCGCGAGCTGCCACGCGGTGACCAGCGAGCAGAAGCAGGCGAGTGCGGATGTCCCGACCTTCGTCGCTATCGCGCGCAAGCCGGACTTCAATCCGGAGAAGCTCGCCCTCTTCCTGCTCGATCCGCATCCGAAGATGCCGAACTTCCCGCTGAGCCGGAACGAAGCCGCCGACATCGCGGCCTATATCGGCGCGCTGCGCTAG
- a CDS encoding alpha/beta fold hydrolase — protein MKRALAILAFLCVLAAGEYFAVSKFAIRHETLNLFDAARQRPISVSIAVRRDYETKASLGFWRLPLAIISNGNTVKNTEYSFLANALAARGYLVASIQQDLPSDPPLMTVVGEPYVGRREVYMRCEANILFVLGQLKKTQENADYDHITLVGHSNGGDVSMYMAKQHPELVAKVVTLDNLRVPFVISDHVKILSFRSKDPHFTTDPGVLPTPEQAKSRGIDIVNTSAQHTEMSDRGPDSVKEKIQETLDRFLRSSASSALAPADTTSPMIMNPADY, from the coding sequence ATGAAACGGGCACTGGCAATTCTGGCCTTTCTTTGCGTCCTCGCCGCCGGGGAGTACTTCGCCGTGAGCAAGTTCGCCATTCGTCACGAGACGCTGAACCTGTTCGACGCCGCGCGGCAGCGGCCGATCTCCGTCTCCATCGCCGTGCGCCGTGACTACGAGACCAAGGCCAGTCTCGGCTTCTGGCGGCTTCCGCTCGCGATCATCAGCAACGGCAACACGGTGAAGAACACTGAGTACTCGTTCCTCGCCAACGCGCTCGCCGCGCGTGGATATCTGGTTGCCAGCATCCAGCAGGATCTGCCGAGCGATCCTCCCCTGATGACAGTGGTCGGCGAGCCCTATGTCGGCCGGCGCGAGGTCTATATGCGCTGCGAGGCCAATATCCTCTTCGTGCTCGGTCAGCTCAAGAAGACGCAGGAGAACGCCGATTACGACCACATTACGCTGGTGGGCCATTCCAACGGCGGCGACGTCTCCATGTATATGGCCAAGCAGCATCCCGAGCTGGTCGCCAAGGTCGTCACGCTCGACAATCTGCGCGTCCCCTTCGTGATCAGCGACCACGTGAAGATCCTGTCGTTCCGCTCGAAGGATCCGCACTTCACGACGGACCCCGGTGTGCTGCCGACGCCGGAGCAGGCCAAGTCGCGCGGTATCGACATCGTCAATACCAGCGCCCAGCACACGGAGATGAGCGATCGCGGCCCCGACTCGGTCAAGGAGAAGATCCAGGAGACGCTCGATCGGTTCTTGCGCTCGAGCGCCAGTAGCGCGCTCGCGCCCGCCGATACGACCAGCCCGATGATCATGAATCCCGCCGATTACTAG
- a CDS encoding ShlB/FhaC/HecB family hemolysin secretion/activation protein, which produces MRLTVPYRTRRRPPLNYGARPVSGVRWRFFITALAALASMIPGIPQTLAQQANNPGFNPRQTEKYFETQSDQESGTHPSVRLPMLGRPDLGGDTRPQFVLRGVTISGAHAVSADRLAGAYQPYLGKKVSQADLAAIAGAIGDIYRGSGFHLSRAIVPPQDIEKGRVRIQVVEGSIVEAELRGDGAEQFGIRPMLGPVLSEHPSRLSTLERQLFLINARPGVRILDTAIEELGGPTGRFRLIVFVKTWHIFTSFGIDNLGSSSVGPWQTYATAAFNSYLAPGDTLAVNLSTIANDPRELGFGRLSYDVPVGVDGVRLGMSALYSEVRPGDARRLDNDVTKTEAIEFRASIMPLQSQTSSLTLTAALGFSNVSERDVFGPYYNDHIRTASLTSDYRLQDRFGGTNYLTLGYRQGLDIFGASHFYDDLLSRDGASSNFSVLNFWFTRYQALTDAWSIKLSGAGQTASRPLFTSQQFYLGGAAFGRGYGAAEISGDNGLAGSFELRFDQKLNFRYWSGYQFYGFADAGAVWNDGYRLRDGLSLTSAGAGVRLFLWDDLQADFGVAVPLSYRAPDNERRNPRFLFTLSSAFRLCPERSKGHCL; this is translated from the coding sequence ATGCGGCTAACAGTTCCTTATCGGACCCGGCGACGCCCTCCGTTGAACTACGGAGCACGACCCGTCTCGGGGGTCCGATGGCGGTTTTTTATTACCGCTCTAGCCGCCCTCGCATCGATGATTCCGGGAATTCCGCAAACGCTCGCGCAACAGGCGAATAACCCCGGCTTCAACCCGCGGCAGACCGAGAAATATTTCGAGACCCAGTCCGATCAGGAATCGGGCACTCATCCCTCCGTAAGATTACCGATGCTCGGTAGGCCCGATCTGGGCGGCGACACCAGACCGCAATTCGTCCTGCGAGGCGTCACGATCAGCGGTGCCCATGCCGTCTCCGCTGACCGGCTCGCCGGAGCCTATCAGCCCTATCTCGGCAAGAAGGTCTCGCAGGCCGACCTCGCCGCCATCGCGGGCGCGATCGGCGATATCTATCGTGGCAGCGGCTTCCATCTGAGCCGGGCAATCGTCCCGCCACAGGACATCGAGAAGGGCCGCGTTCGCATCCAGGTCGTCGAAGGAAGCATCGTCGAAGCCGAGCTCAGGGGAGACGGTGCCGAGCAATTTGGCATCCGGCCGATGCTCGGCCCGGTTCTGTCGGAGCATCCGTCACGATTGAGCACGCTCGAGCGACAGCTCTTCCTGATCAACGCCCGGCCGGGCGTTCGGATCCTGGACACGGCAATCGAGGAGCTTGGCGGCCCGACCGGACGCTTCCGCCTGATAGTTTTCGTCAAGACTTGGCACATCTTCACCTCGTTCGGGATCGACAATCTCGGTTCGTCGTCAGTCGGGCCATGGCAGACCTATGCCACCGCGGCATTCAACTCCTACCTCGCGCCCGGCGACACGCTGGCAGTTAACCTATCGACCATCGCGAATGATCCGCGCGAGCTCGGCTTCGGCCGGCTGTCCTATGACGTTCCGGTCGGCGTCGATGGCGTTCGCCTGGGCATGTCGGCGCTCTACAGCGAAGTCAGGCCCGGCGACGCGCGGCGGCTCGACAACGACGTCACCAAGACGGAAGCAATCGAGTTTCGCGCAAGCATCATGCCTCTCCAGTCGCAGACGTCGTCGCTGACGCTGACCGCGGCGCTCGGCTTCAGCAACGTATCGGAACGCGACGTATTCGGGCCCTACTACAACGACCATATCCGGACCGCGAGCCTAACCTCCGACTACCGGCTGCAGGACCGGTTCGGCGGCACCAACTATCTGACGTTGGGCTACCGCCAGGGGCTCGACATTTTCGGCGCCTCGCATTTTTACGACGACCTCCTGTCGCGCGACGGCGCGTCGTCGAACTTCTCGGTGCTGAACTTCTGGTTCACGCGCTACCAGGCCCTCACCGATGCCTGGTCGATCAAGCTGTCCGGGGCGGGCCAGACGGCTTCCCGACCACTGTTTACGTCGCAGCAGTTCTACCTTGGCGGGGCAGCCTTCGGACGCGGCTACGGCGCCGCGGAAATCAGCGGCGACAACGGTCTTGCCGGCTCGTTCGAGCTTCGCTTCGACCAGAAGCTCAATTTCCGCTACTGGAGCGGCTATCAGTTTTACGGTTTTGCCGATGCCGGTGCGGTCTGGAACGACGGTTACCGCCTAAGGGATGGCCTGTCGCTGACATCGGCCGGCGCCGGCGTGCGGCTGTTCCTGTGGGACGATCTCCAGGCCGATTTCGGCGTCGCTGTCCCGCTTAGCTATCGCGCGCCCGACAATGAGCGGCGCAATCCGCGCTTCCTGTTCACGCTATCGAGCGCCTTCAGGCTTTGCCCGGAACGCAGCAAGGGGCATTGCCTCTAG
- a CDS encoding FecR family protein: MLGGDGMRRTLMAALVLGMGSSAFAAEGGVWSVSKASGDVWIATDGAQQVSLKQEEALKPGDTIRTGRNGRVLLVRGEETLLISPNSVVGLPAETKDGLSTTIVQQAGSILLEVEKRNVKHFEVETPYLAAVVKGTQFSVTVSAGSTKVGVVRGQVEVSDFKTGQIAQVMPGQSATAFEHGKPGLSLSGAGTFNPIEQGKPRASTIERVPVPKSGLTAPRNAATGRAIHALAATDKGSKATGSPSRPQHASGAPSPKSGVVRISGALGEVKLNIHKATHGLAHGAVTSISTRSASNTSSTDTVWSDTKSNTTNASNSTGQTAVSLSSSSATSSTSSSSSSSGGTATVATSAGSSSDASGGSSGNGNGNSGTTGNGRGNNGNGNGNGGGNGSNGNGHAYGRGRH; this comes from the coding sequence ATGCTTGGCGGAGATGGAATGCGGCGCACCTTGATGGCCGCGTTGGTGCTGGGAATGGGCTCGAGCGCCTTCGCTGCGGAAGGCGGCGTCTGGTCGGTCAGCAAGGCGTCCGGCGACGTCTGGATCGCAACCGATGGCGCACAACAGGTCTCGCTCAAGCAGGAGGAGGCGCTGAAGCCCGGCGATACCATTCGCACCGGACGCAACGGACGCGTGCTGCTGGTTCGGGGTGAGGAGACGCTCCTGATCTCGCCGAACTCGGTGGTCGGACTGCCTGCCGAGACGAAGGACGGTCTCTCGACCACGATCGTGCAGCAAGCAGGTTCGATCCTGCTCGAGGTCGAAAAGCGCAACGTCAAGCATTTCGAGGTCGAGACGCCCTACCTTGCCGCCGTCGTCAAGGGAACGCAGTTCAGCGTGACCGTGAGTGCCGGGAGCACCAAGGTCGGCGTAGTCCGCGGCCAGGTCGAAGTGTCTGATTTCAAGACTGGACAGATTGCCCAGGTGATGCCGGGCCAGTCTGCGACGGCATTCGAGCACGGCAAGCCGGGGCTGAGCCTGAGTGGTGCCGGCACGTTCAATCCGATCGAACAGGGCAAGCCGCGCGCCTCGACGATCGAGCGGGTCCCAGTGCCGAAGTCCGGCCTGACGGCGCCGCGCAATGCAGCCACCGGACGTGCGATCCATGCGCTCGCTGCGACCGACAAGGGAAGCAAGGCGACCGGTTCGCCCTCGCGCCCGCAACATGCGTCCGGTGCGCCTTCGCCGAAGTCCGGCGTGGTGCGCATCTCGGGCGCGCTCGGCGAGGTCAAGCTGAACATCCACAAGGCGACGCATGGGCTCGCCCATGGTGCCGTCACATCGATCTCGACCAGAAGCGCTTCCAATACATCCAGTACGGACACCGTCTGGAGCGACACGAAAAGCAACACGACGAATGCCTCCAACAGCACCGGGCAGACCGCAGTCAGCTTGAGCAGCAGTTCGGCGACGAGCAGCACCAGCAGCAGTTCGAGTTCGTCCGGCGGGACGGCGACTGTCGCAACATCGGCAGGTTCGTCGAGCGATGCCTCCGGCGGGAGCTCCGGCAACGGAAACGGTAACAGCGGCACCACCGGGAACGGCAGGGGCAACAACGGCAACGGCAATGGGAATGGCGGCGGTAACGGCAGCAATGGCAACGGCCACGCCTATGGCCGCGGCAGGCACTAG